In the Oncorhynchus keta strain PuntledgeMale-10-30-2019 chromosome 29, Oket_V2, whole genome shotgun sequence genome, one interval contains:
- the LOC118362401 gene encoding interferon alpha-inducible protein 27-like protein 2A — MDPLTVIGVAVGAGAAVVLAPIALGAVGFTAAGIAANSVAAGMMASAATASCGGVLAGSTVAVLQSAGAAGLAGSTTAVVAGVGGAVGGAVGEAVGWLTATAAALLL; from the exons ATGGACCCTC ttacCGTTATTGGGGTCGCAGTAGGAGCAG GGGCAGCGGTGGTCTTGGCTCCAATTGCCCTAGGCGCTGTAGGGTTTACCGCCGCTGGCATCGCCGCAAACTCTGTAGCAGCCGGCATGATGGCATCCGCAGCCACTGCAAGTTGCGGTGGTGTGTTGGCTGGAAGCACCGTTGCCGTTCTGCAGTCGGCAG GTGCAGCAGGGTTAGCTGGGTCTACAACTGCAGTGGTGGCTGGTGTTGGAGGAGCAGTGGGAGGAGCAGTGGGAGAAGCAGTGGGATGGCTCACCGCTACAGCAGCTGCACTCCTCTTATGA
- the LOC118362402 gene encoding interferon alpha-inducible protein 27-like protein 2A isoform X2 encodes MVSVSVIAMAVGTGTAAVLIAPVALGAMGFGAAGVAAGSTAAGMMSSAAVANGGGVAAGSLVAALQSAGAAGLTGVATAVVGSVGAAAGGAVGWVSSKFRG; translated from the exons ATGGTGTCTG TGTCTGTGATTGCCATGGCAGTTGGAACTG GTACGGCGGCAGTGCTCATTGCCCCTGTTGCTTTGGGAGCGATGGGATTCGGTGCTGCTGGGGTTGCAGCTGGATCAACCGCAGCAGGCATGATGTCTTCTGCAGCCGTGGCCAATGGAGGTGGGGTAGCAGCAGGGAGTCTTGTTGCTGCTCTACAGTCAGCAG GAGCTGCAGGACTCACCGGTGTAGCCACAGCTGTTGTGGGAAGTGTCGGCGCGGCAGCCGGTGGAGCGGTGGGGTGGGTGTCCTCTAAGTTCAGGGGGTGA
- the LOC118362402 gene encoding interferon alpha-inducible protein 27-like protein 2A isoform X3, protein MINGTAAVLIAPVALGAMGFGAAGVAAGSTAAGMMSSAAVANGGGVAAGSLVAALQSAGAAGLTGVATAVVGSVGAAAGGAVGWVSSKFRG, encoded by the exons GTACGGCGGCAGTGCTCATTGCCCCTGTTGCTTTGGGAGCGATGGGATTCGGTGCTGCTGGGGTTGCAGCTGGATCAACCGCAGCAGGCATGATGTCTTCTGCAGCCGTGGCCAATGGAGGTGGGGTAGCAGCAGGGAGTCTTGTTGCTGCTCTACAGTCAGCAG GAGCTGCAGGACTCACCGGTGTAGCCACAGCTGTTGTGGGAAGTGTCGGCGCGGCAGCCGGTGGAGCGGTGGGGTGGGTGTCCTCTAAGTTCAGGGGGTGA